TTTATTTTTATAAAAACAGATTCAAACCTTTCGTAAAAGCCCTAATGTATTCTTTGTTGACAATAGTCGTATTTTCGATAGGACCTACGCTTCATATTTATAAATATTCAATTATGCCTATGCCTTACAAGCCTTTCATTGTCGTCCCGCTAATAAAGCATGCCCTCCCCGCCCGCTTTATGCTTTACGCTTTTTTCACGTTGGGCATTATAGTCGCTTTATTTTTGAACGAACAATCCAAAAATTCATTTAAAAATAAAAAATTAAACGCTAAATTAAACGCTATAAAATATGCTTCAGTCTTGCTTGGAATATTATTTATACTGCCGCCTTTAAGTTTTTCCGGAAGATATACCAACCCAAACCTTCCTGCATTTTTTGTCAACAATACCTCTAATAATTACAAAAAATTTATAAAAAAAGGCTCTAACATACTTATCATACCTTTCGGTTACAACGGTTTATCACTGTATTATCAGGCAATCGACGGAATGTATTATAAAACCGCCGGCGGCTATCTGGGAGATACTCCGTCTTATTTTTCCAAGTATGCGATAGTCCACACATTTTATCATGCGGAACCTATACCCTATTCCAAAATGGAATTAGCCTATTTCCTTTATAAACATAACGTTAAAGACGTTATACTCGTTCCTCCGGTAAACAAATATTATTTCAGGCTTTTCGGCAAAATTAAAATTAACAAAAACCTCTATAAAAGCGGCGTTTACGTTTATCCCGTTTCTTTGGCCGCTATTTCTAAGTATAAAGCTTTAAATGTAAAAATCACTAAACCGATACTAAAAGCCTATTACTTCAGCCTTTTATTAAAAGGAGCGGTTAAATTAGTAAAAGAAAATATACAAAACTTGAATATCAAAAATATTAAATTATCTCCCGAATTTTTAGAAAAACACGGATATATTCCCAATTTTTTTGGAGTATCCAAAAATATAAACGGAAGCGGATTTGCTAAATATTACACGGCACAGGATTCATGGATAGGCCCGTTTCCCCTTAACGGAAAATATGACAAAATAACAGACGGTATAGCAAACCTTAACTCAGGTTTAGCCGCAGGCGGCCATATAGGAAGCGATGTAAAAAGTCATATAGACGCCAATAACGGAATCGGCATAGGTATAGGAATAGGCATAGGCGGTTCATATAAAAATCTGCGTTTAATTTTTAAAAAATACGCAAAATATGCAAAAAAAATTTATTTCCCTTATCCGTCTAGATATGAAGGCTCAAAAACTGGAAACGGCTTGCTCTTAATGGTATTTAGCATAAAAAATTTAGAATCTATCGCCTTTAAAAAATAAATAAATATGACCCTTTTTTCCTTCCCGACCCCTTTTTCCCTTTTTTTCTCTTTTAATCTATTTTAAAGGGGTCAGATTTATTTATTATTCAATCAGGAGTAGGGAAATAAATAAATCTGACCCCTTTTTCCCTTTTTCCTAAAAATAAATAAATATGACCCATCCCCTTTTTTGACCCTTTTTTCTTTCTTTTAATCTAATCCAAAAATTAATTGACATATAATTTTTCCCCTGCTAAAATAAAAATATATAATATTTTATTTGGTTTATACTTTTTATGTATTATAAAAGAGAGTTGGAAGACAAGATAAAAGCCTATTTAGATAAACCGGAAATCATTGCCGTACTTGGACCGAGACAGGTCGGAAAAACTACCCTTCTAAAAAAAATTTATGAAGAATCAAAAGATGCGGTTTTTTTAACTTTTGAAGATATAGAATTAAAACTTTTATTTGAAGAAGATATTAAAAGTTTTGTAAAACTTTATATCGAGCCTTATAAAACGATATTCATCGATGAGTTTCAATACGTGAATGAGGGCGGAAAAAAATTAAAGTATATATACGATACTTCAACCGGAAAAAAACTTTTAATAAGCGGGCCTTCCGCAATAAATTTGAGTATAGAAGCAATTAAGTATCTGACGGGGCGTATTTTTGTTTTTTATCTTTATTCCTTCAGTTTTTCGGAGTTTTTATCGGCCGCAGACAAACCCCTGCATAATATATTTATTGAGGAAGATAAATTTTCTGAGCAAATTAATAAAAAAATTTATAAATATCTGTTAAACTATCTGATTTACGGCGGATATCCGCGTATTTTGCTTGCAAAGGACGACGATGAAAAAAAAGAAGTTCTGAAAAATATCGTCAATATCTATTTATTGCGGGACATAAAGGATTTAATATCTATAGCGGATGAAACCAAGTATTATAAACTTCTTAAGGCGCTTGCTTTGCAGATTGGCAATATAACGGTCTATAACGAACTTGCGGCTGTCAGCGGATTGGATTATTATAAAACAAAGCGGATACTTTCCATTTTCGAAAAACTTTTTCTTGTAAAGTTCGTTACTCCTTATTTTTCCAATAAACGGATAGAAATCTCCAAAAATCCTAAAGTTTTTTTTATGGATTTAGGGATTAGAAATGCTATACTTGGAGATTTTAAATTAATAGACGACAGGGTGGATAAGGGAGCGTTATTCGAAAATTATATATTCAGGGCGTTTTATGAGAATGACAAGAGCGTAAAATACTACAGAAGTAAAAGCGGGGCGGAAATAGACTTTATAATAGACGACAAATTACCCGTCGAAGTAAAGTCTAAACTTTCAAAGCCTTCCGTTTCAAAATCTTTCCGAAGTTTTATCCA
This DNA window, taken from Candidatus Acidulodesulfobacterium acidiphilum, encodes the following:
- a CDS encoding ATP-binding protein → MYYKRELEDKIKAYLDKPEIIAVLGPRQVGKTTLLKKIYEESKDAVFLTFEDIELKLLFEEDIKSFVKLYIEPYKTIFIDEFQYVNEGGKKLKYIYDTSTGKKLLISGPSAINLSIEAIKYLTGRIFVFYLYSFSFSEFLSAADKPLHNIFIEEDKFSEQINKKIYKYLLNYLIYGGYPRILLAKDDDEKKEVLKNIVNIYLLRDIKDLISIADETKYYKLLKALALQIGNITVYNELAAVSGLDYYKTKRILSIFEKLFLVKFVTPYFSNKRIEISKNPKVFFMDLGIRNAILGDFKLIDDRVDKGALFENYIFRAFYENDKSVKYYRSKSGAEIDFIIDDKLPVEVKSKLSKPSVSKSFRSFIQKYNPDKGIILNSNTAGSLLIDKCNVLFLRHYMAEKPELY